Proteins encoded by one window of Maliibacterium massiliense:
- a CDS encoding saccharopine dehydrogenase NADP-binding domain-containing protein, with translation MRVKHDITTKYCVQIGDPLDYACATYVHNIMYNLCNQNAICLCAEIPKGGLPDLIAAVKTLHFIGFDLTMPHKTDIIDYLDECEESSRVFKCVNHVKLEDGKLIGVGLDGVGMGMAIAHAGTRIEKSRVLMLGAGAVSGPIAAELCKRGAASVTVLNRTPEKARYLSEVLHQHYNVPTAYDVMHTDTLRRYAPEHNLVVQCTSLGAAGHSADYDNVDFIDLLPEDATVADVLYPSTSILDRARARGLRAVNGMGMLAQQQFALMKFRFGIDLPESALYEVEEAVHVAVAMRDLRLRTAGR, from the coding sequence ATGAGAGTGAAACATGACATCACCACAAAATACTGCGTGCAGATCGGCGATCCGCTGGACTACGCCTGCGCCACCTACGTGCACAATATTATGTACAACCTGTGCAACCAAAACGCCATCTGTCTGTGCGCGGAGATCCCCAAGGGAGGGCTGCCTGACCTGATCGCGGCGGTCAAAACCCTGCATTTTATCGGTTTTGACCTGACCATGCCGCACAAGACGGATATCATCGATTACCTGGACGAATGCGAGGAATCCAGCAGAGTTTTCAAATGCGTCAATCACGTCAAACTCGAGGACGGCAAGCTCATCGGCGTGGGCCTGGATGGCGTGGGAATGGGCATGGCGATCGCCCATGCGGGCACCAGGATTGAGAAGAGCCGCGTGCTGATGCTGGGCGCGGGCGCAGTGTCCGGCCCCATTGCGGCGGAGCTGTGCAAGCGGGGCGCGGCAAGCGTGACGGTGCTCAACCGCACGCCGGAAAAGGCGCGGTATCTCTCCGAGGTGCTGCATCAGCACTACAATGTGCCCACCGCCTACGATGTGATGCATACCGATACCCTGCGCCGCTACGCGCCGGAACACAACCTGGTGGTTCAGTGCACCTCGCTGGGCGCGGCCGGGCACAGCGCGGATTATGACAACGTGGACTTTATCGACCTATTGCCCGAGGACGCCACGGTGGCGGACGTGCTCTATCCCTCCACCAGCATACTGGATCGCGCCCGGGCGCGGGGCCTGCGCGCGGTCAACGGCATGGGCATGCTCGCCCAGCAGCAGTTTGCGCTGATGAAGTTCCGCTTTGGCATCGACCTGCCCGAGTCGGCCCTCTACGAGGTGGAGGAGGCCGTGCACGTGGCCGTGGCCATGCGCGATCTGCGCCTGCGCACTGCGGGGCGCTGA
- a CDS encoding RpiB/LacA/LacB family sugar-phosphate isomerase: MDKKLVVAADLAGMALKDDIVCYLKQKGYEITDVGIRKAEEPMYYGLVAAHIAQAVQRGAFTRGIVVCGTGQGVMQVCNKFRGIYCALGYSALAAKKSRIINNANMLALGGLMTTPTVARDIVDAFLETEFCQGETPERVTFLTTLRGQCDGYGQIL, translated from the coding sequence ATGGATAAAAAACTCGTTGTGGCGGCCGACCTTGCCGGCATGGCTCTGAAGGACGACATTGTATGCTATCTCAAGCAAAAGGGCTATGAAATAACCGATGTGGGCATCCGCAAGGCGGAGGAGCCCATGTACTACGGGCTTGTCGCCGCACACATCGCCCAGGCGGTGCAGCGCGGCGCGTTTACACGGGGCATCGTCGTCTGCGGCACCGGCCAGGGCGTGATGCAGGTGTGCAACAAGTTTCGCGGTATCTACTGCGCGTTGGGCTACTCGGCCCTGGCGGCAAAAAAGAGCCGCATCATCAACAACGCCAATATGCTGGCGCTGGGCGGGCTGATGACCACGCCTACGGTTGCAAGAGACATTGTCGACGCCTTTTTGGAGACGGAATTCTGCCAGGGCGAGACGCCCGAGCGCGTGACGTTCCTCACCACGCTGCGCGGCCAGTGCGACGGCTACGGGCAGATTCTATAG
- a CDS encoding NAD(P)-dependent alcohol dehydrogenase, whose protein sequence is MSNRAAWLLEKGNIKVDTMPMPVPEADEVLIRVHFVGICGSDMHFFETGCYSKGPIPGPHIIGHECAGVVEAVGADVTNLQVGDRVTVEPGEGCGACALCKSGRYNLCPQVKFKSVPPYHGVLRDYITHKAALCFKLPQNVSTMEGAMIEPFAIGLYAAQKAGASPGKTAMILGAGCIGMMTLLACRALGVSTIIAADLYDSRLQKARTAGADIVINTAKEDCDVRVMQATDGYGADIVFETAGSEKTLLMAPKLCKSGGTIMMVGNVFQPVTFDFWDIAHREVTISSIYRYCNIFPLALEMLSQGKVDLKQVITGTYPLQDAQRAFESVSRDKEHTLKGIIQLV, encoded by the coding sequence ATGAGCAACAGGGCAGCGTGGCTGCTGGAAAAGGGTAACATCAAGGTGGATACCATGCCCATGCCGGTGCCGGAGGCGGACGAGGTACTGATCCGCGTGCATTTTGTGGGGATCTGTGGCTCGGACATGCACTTTTTTGAGACGGGATGCTACAGCAAGGGCCCCATCCCCGGGCCGCATATCATCGGGCATGAATGCGCCGGCGTCGTCGAGGCGGTGGGGGCGGACGTGACAAACCTGCAGGTGGGCGACCGGGTGACCGTGGAGCCGGGCGAGGGCTGCGGCGCGTGCGCGCTGTGCAAGAGCGGGCGCTACAACCTCTGCCCCCAGGTCAAATTTAAGTCCGTGCCGCCCTACCACGGGGTGCTGCGCGACTACATCACGCACAAGGCCGCGCTGTGCTTCAAACTGCCGCAGAACGTCAGCACCATGGAGGGCGCGATGATTGAGCCCTTTGCCATCGGGCTGTACGCGGCGCAGAAGGCGGGCGCTTCGCCCGGAAAGACCGCCATGATCTTGGGCGCGGGCTGCATCGGCATGATGACGCTGCTCGCTTGCCGGGCGCTGGGGGTATCGACGATCATCGCCGCGGACCTCTACGATTCGCGCCTGCAAAAGGCGCGCACGGCGGGCGCGGATATCGTGATCAATACCGCCAAAGAGGACTGTGACGTGCGCGTCATGCAGGCGACCGACGGCTACGGCGCGGATATTGTCTTTGAGACCGCTGGCAGTGAAAAAACCCTGCTGATGGCGCCCAAGCTGTGCAAATCGGGCGGCACCATCATGATGGTGGGCAACGTGTTTCAGCCCGTCACCTTCGACTTTTGGGATATCGCGCACCGCGAGGTCACCATCTCATCGATCTACAGGTACTGCAATATCTTCCCCCTGGCCCTGGAGATGCTTTCGCAGGGAAAGGTTGACTTAAAGCAGGTCATCACGGGAACCTACCCCCTGCAGGACGCGCAAAGGGCCTTTGAAAGCGTATCACGCGATAAGGAGCACACGCTCAAGGGCATCATCCAGCTGGTGTAA